The following proteins are encoded in a genomic region of Sphingopyxis sp. YF1:
- a CDS encoding sigma-70 family RNA polymerase sigma factor, which translates to MRSSRQDDLFVEAMARFGPALVRLARGYEADADLRRDLEQELQVALWQSFGAFDGRCSLGTWVWRVAHNRATSHVLQQQRRNRHGWSSIEDLDLADDAPSPLDRATNEQAMALVLSIVGRLDPPDRQILLLYLEGVTGTETAEITGVSADAVATKIHRFKTMLARRFAGQGDVR; encoded by the coding sequence ATGAGAAGCAGCCGGCAGGATGATCTGTTTGTCGAGGCGATGGCGCGCTTCGGGCCCGCGCTTGTACGCCTTGCGCGCGGTTATGAAGCCGACGCCGACCTGCGCCGCGATCTGGAGCAGGAGTTGCAGGTCGCGCTATGGCAGAGCTTTGGCGCCTTCGATGGTCGTTGCTCGCTCGGCACATGGGTTTGGCGCGTCGCACATAATCGCGCGACATCGCACGTGCTGCAGCAGCAGCGCCGCAACCGCCATGGCTGGTCGTCCATCGAAGACCTCGATCTTGCCGACGACGCGCCGTCACCGCTCGATCGCGCCACGAACGAGCAGGCGATGGCGCTGGTCCTTTCGATCGTCGGACGCCTCGATCCGCCCGACCGCCAGATCCTCCTCCTCTACCTCGAAGGCGTGACGGGCACCGAGACCGCCGAGATCACCGGCGTTTCCGCCGATGCCGTCGCGACCAAGATTCATCGTTTCAAAACAATGCTCGCGCGCCGTTTCGCCGGGCAGGGAGACGTCCGATGA
- the parE gene encoding DNA topoisomerase IV subunit B, with amino-acid sequence MSHDLFDSSAPVQDSYNASQIEVLEGLEPVRRRPGMYIGGTDERALHHLAAEVIDNSMDEAVAGHATRIEVTLDVGNRLTIVDNGRGMPVDPHPKFPGKSALEVIMTMLHSGGKFEGKAYATSGGLHGVGVSVVNALSTETTIEVARNKLLYRQRFSRGTPLGALEELGPTPNRRGTSVSFIPDPEIFGEHGRFKPQRLYRMARSKAYLFAGVEIRWKCAPELIGDDTPAEAVFQFPGGLADHLKEQIGTRECATAEPFVGGQEFSGDQGRAEWAIAWPLWSDGSYSWYCNTIPTPAGGTHEAGLRAALTKGLRAFGELIGQKKAAQITAEDVFNGGEMMLSVFIRDPQFQSQTKDRLSSPEAARLTENAVRDHFDHFLSDNMDRGRALLGLILERMDERLKRKAEREVKRKTATSGRKLRLPGKLTDCANDGPEGTELFIVEGDSAGGSAKQARDRKTQAILPIRGKILNVASASADKIRANQEIADLALALGCGMRKDCDADRLRYEKIVIMTDADVDGAHIATLLMTFFFQEMPDVVRDGHVYLAQPPLYRLTAGSTSAYARDDAHRAELEATLFKGKKVEVGRFKGLGEMNPNQLKETTMDPATRSMLRVTLPQEYEERHLVKDLVDRLMGKHPEHRFQFIQANAASLDEAAIDA; translated from the coding sequence ATGAGTCACGATTTGTTCGACAGCAGCGCTCCCGTCCAGGACAGCTACAACGCCTCGCAGATCGAGGTGCTCGAAGGGCTCGAACCTGTCCGCCGCCGCCCGGGCATGTACATCGGCGGTACCGACGAGCGCGCGCTCCACCATCTCGCCGCCGAAGTGATCGACAACAGCATGGACGAAGCGGTCGCGGGCCACGCGACGCGCATCGAAGTCACGCTCGACGTCGGCAACCGCCTGACCATCGTCGACAACGGACGCGGCATGCCCGTCGATCCGCATCCCAAATTCCCGGGAAAGTCGGCACTCGAAGTCATCATGACCATGCTCCACTCGGGCGGCAAGTTCGAAGGCAAGGCCTATGCCACTTCGGGCGGGCTTCATGGTGTCGGAGTGAGTGTCGTCAACGCGCTGTCAACCGAAACAACGATCGAGGTCGCGCGCAACAAGCTTCTTTATCGTCAGCGCTTCTCACGCGGAACCCCGCTTGGCGCGCTCGAGGAACTCGGCCCCACGCCGAACCGGCGTGGAACCAGCGTTTCCTTCATACCGGACCCCGAAATTTTCGGCGAGCATGGCCGTTTCAAGCCGCAGCGCCTGTATCGCATGGCCCGCTCGAAGGCCTATCTGTTCGCCGGGGTCGAAATCCGGTGGAAATGCGCCCCCGAACTGATCGGCGACGATACCCCCGCCGAGGCGGTCTTCCAGTTTCCCGGCGGCCTTGCCGACCATCTCAAGGAGCAGATCGGCACGCGTGAATGTGCGACGGCCGAACCCTTCGTCGGGGGTCAGGAGTTCTCGGGCGATCAGGGGCGTGCCGAATGGGCGATCGCCTGGCCGCTCTGGTCCGACGGCTCTTACAGCTGGTACTGCAACACCATTCCGACCCCCGCCGGCGGCACGCATGAAGCGGGGTTGCGCGCGGCGCTGACCAAGGGATTGCGCGCATTCGGCGAGTTGATCGGGCAAAAAAAGGCGGCGCAGATCACCGCCGAAGACGTCTTCAACGGCGGCGAGATGATGCTCTCGGTCTTCATCCGCGACCCGCAGTTCCAGAGCCAGACCAAGGACCGGCTGTCGAGCCCCGAGGCGGCGCGCCTTACCGAAAATGCGGTGCGCGACCATTTCGACCATTTCCTGTCGGACAATATGGATCGCGGCCGCGCGCTCCTCGGCCTCATCCTCGAACGCATGGACGAGCGGCTCAAGCGCAAGGCCGAGCGCGAGGTCAAGCGCAAGACCGCGACGAGCGGGCGCAAGCTGCGCCTGCCCGGCAAGCTCACCGATTGCGCGAATGATGGTCCCGAGGGCACCGAATTGTTCATCGTCGAAGGCGATAGCGCAGGCGGCAGCGCCAAACAGGCGCGCGATCGCAAGACCCAGGCGATCCTGCCGATCCGCGGCAAGATCTTGAACGTCGCAAGCGCCAGCGCCGACAAGATCCGCGCCAATCAGGAAATCGCCGATCTTGCGCTAGCGCTGGGTTGCGGCATGCGCAAGGATTGCGACGCCGACCGGCTGCGCTATGAAAAGATCGTCATCATGACCGACGCCGACGTCGACGGCGCGCATATCGCGACCTTGCTGATGACCTTCTTCTTTCAGGAAATGCCCGACGTCGTCCGGGACGGCCATGTCTATCTCGCGCAGCCGCCGCTCTACCGCCTCACCGCGGGAAGCACCTCGGCCTATGCGCGCGACGATGCGCACCGCGCCGAGCTCGAAGCGACGCTGTTCAAGGGCAAGAAGGTCGAGGTGGGGCGTTTCAAGGGTTTGGGAGAAATGAACCCCAACCAATTGAAAGAAACGACGATGGACCCCGCAACGCGCTCGATGTTGCGCGTCACGCTGCCGCAGGAATATGAGGAGCGGCACCTGGTGAAAGACCTCGTCGACCGGCTCATGGGCAAGCATCCCGAACATCGTTTCCAGTTCATTCAGGCCAATGCCGCGAGCCTCGACGAGGCTGCGATCGACGCCTGA